From Medicago truncatula cultivar Jemalong A17 chromosome 7, MtrunA17r5.0-ANR, whole genome shotgun sequence, a single genomic window includes:
- the LOC11431441 gene encoding uncharacterized protein — MKARGVSLVGKNISHLLDNYLVIEELSATKEEVANEVVREALDRAPSGYIKWRPDPIISQLIVNNCLLGEANKGLSARISLLELETREMKKLYGSAQSSYVDEGVFNDEGVHEDVSMDEIERVIEREVANVSYDVAHHASNLLTIIKDKPRNRVKSGVLLSLWVKDGRIKKKI; from the exons ATGAAGGCACGTGGTGTTAGTTTGGTTGGCAAAAATATATCACACTTGCTTGATAATTATTTG GTTATTGAAGAGTTAAGTGCAACTAAAGAAGAGGTTGCAAATGAAGTTGTGAGGGAGGCGTTAGATCGAGCGCCAAGTGGATATATTAAATGGAGACCAGATCCTATTATCAGTCAGTTAATTGTTAACAATTGCCTGTTGGGGGAAGCAAACAAAGGACTTTCCGCAAGGATATCTCTTCTTGAATTGGAAACTAGAGAGATGAAGAAGTTATACGGTAGTGCACAATCCAGTTATGTGGACGAAGGTGTCTTCAATGATGAAGGTGTCCACGAGGACGTCTCCATGGATGAGATTGAAAGAGTTATTGAAAGGGAGGTGGCAAATGTATCATATGATGTAGCACATCATGCATCAAATCTCTTAACTATAATTAAGGACAAGCCAAGAAACCGTGTAAAAAGTGGGGTTCTGCTTTCCCTATGGGTGAAGGATGGACGCATAAAGAAGAAGATTTAA